From the genome of Phoenix dactylifera cultivar Barhee BC4 chromosome 17, palm_55x_up_171113_PBpolish2nd_filt_p, whole genome shotgun sequence:
aagattttgtgatgctATTTTATTGTAAGTATAGGATCAGGATCGATGCAGCTAGGTTAGACGAAttctggaaaagaaaataatttgatACTTTCATGGCATGATCCATTAGGAGTGCAACAATATTAGTTCTTTTTATGTAGGCTTATATATCAATTTTCATAATTCCATTATAACAGGTTACATCAATTTTTGCAAAACACATGATAACTTATAACAATTCTGAGAATAACTTAATTTGGTTCCTAAACATATTTCTGTGGGACACGGATGCAATAACCCATGCATGGTGAATACAAATACGGTAGAGCAAAATAGgattattaattaatcatcATTTAGTTGGAAAAAGTAACATGCCTTCTCTTTATCATGAGGAACATCTTTAGATGCTTAGATCTCCTCCATATTCAAATTGCAAGGATACGCGCATAGCTTTCTTTAAATCCTCTTCATAAACTATAATGTCACTTGAATGTTATAAGAGTTGATCGTCTTCTGGTCTTGTGAGGGCATTGTGCTCAACATCTTCAAGGGGCATCTGGGAATTGCTTTTTATTTAGATGATGTGGGTAATAATTATCAGATAACCGTTAAGGAGTTCTATCGTCAATATCTAGAATAGCTTATAACAAACCACTTCTGTGCTTTCTATCTGGGGTGAGAACTAAATACTTATGAAATGCTTAGCACAACCATATATGCATACGCTCCTCGTTTAGTGCAGAGCTATCTTCAGATGATCCTCCCTGTGCTAAGTTTCTTTTTGACTTCAAGAATCACATGAATGGTGGATCATAATACTttctttcataaaaaaaaaacaaaaaacaaaagacaGCAAACTTTCATATTAATGGTCTGAATGGTATGCAAAAGGTGCAAGTATAACGGATCGTTTCGAAGATGaacaataagaagaagaaattttctTTTGGGGAGAGATGGAAGCAAAGGAAAATGATAGCCAGAGAGGAAAATTGGGTCCCTTCAAGTTGATGGAAGAATTTAGCAGACGACTATATAATGAATATAGCGAGGATCGAAGAAGAAACTGATGTGAAAGTGTGTTGACTATTTGTCACAAGACTACCTCAAGGTATTCTTTACCTGGTAAGGGTCCTCACATTTATACTGGAATTTAACAGTACATTTGGACCATCCACATGCCACTGTTAAGCACATGACATCGTTTGTATTGTGGTTAAGCACAAGACATAGTTACAATATGGTTTAATTCTTCTGGTCTGAGAATTTGGAGTGACCCGATAGAATAAATATAAAGTATATGTCAATGTCATCACAAACTACAATCATGACCCAATAGAACCACCTGTATCTCTTGTGCTTGAAGTGATAGGTGACCTTTTCTATTCCTTCAAGTCTCATAAAATGTGTATATTTTGCAAACGTTATAGAGGGAGAAgaactttctttttcctttttgtagAAAGAGAGCAGAGAACATTGAGTTGGTCCTCACTATCACATTACTTGGATCAACAAAATTAATGCAGCACTGTAGGaataaatacttaaaaaaaggcAGCAAACCTTTgcaaattaattaatcatatcaTTCGATGGAATAGGCATCTTTGCTGCACTGATGGAGATACTGTCTTCATTTAATTTCTATGCAGGAGCCTGGACCTACCGACCTTATATATGCAATGTTGGGCATAAGATTAATATTTTCTGCCAATATTTTTTAGTATATTTAGTACGGTTAAATGATTTAGTTGCAACTGCATAGTGATGGCACTAGCCAACATAATTAGAAAGAAGACCCTTTGATGATGATGGGGGCGCGGGGGCTGGATTTCAGTGCAGTACGAATGCTATCAtgtaagaaggaaaagaaagactTTCAGTGCAGTACGAATGCTATCAtgtaagaaggaaaagaaagacgATGAAAGTTACTGTTGTTTTTCATAATCCAATATCCATAATTACCAAAATGCTGGTAACTTAGGAAAGATAGGAATCTAAATTGAGTTTCAAATGATCTTGACTAGTGTCCAGTGTCATCTTTGGTCTACATTCCTTctttctaaacttaattgaattGTCAAAACTAATCCTCAGTAGGTTCCCATGAAGAATGCTCCATCAAGAAATACTAGATCTTTACTTTATGACCGAATTATATTAACAAGCAGTAGTCAAAAATTACATATATATTTTCTCCTGCAAAGAAGAAAGGATGGCTGTCAAGTTCTCTCCAACTTCCTGGGAGGTACAAAATGATTCAATGGGCTCTGGACTTTTCCTTGAAACTTCAAAATTGATTAAGACCAGACCTATTGTCAAATCTACATGCAATAATGTGGTGAAAAGGAATTTAAGTTCATGTATATTGACTCCTAGATTGTGACAAGCATTCTAACCATCGAAGTCCATGGAACATAAGTTTGTATGTTTGATATATGAGGGCAAAAAGCAAAGTTAATATGAGAGGCAGATTGTTTTCAAAAACCAGATTTGAAAACTTATGGAAAAGAGCAGGAGAAATTGATATGTCTAGGCCTCCAGACAAAAATGATGAGGAATCACATCAAGAAGAGAACAAGAAGCAATCCTTGTAAATCATTGTATAGGAACTTCGATATTGCTATGTAATGTTTGTCTGGAATCCAAAGGTAGTATGTAAGTTCATTTATTTAGTCAACTGGCATGAGATAAGAACCTTTAAGATGTTTCTTAGATTCAAATTGTTCCTTAGTTTACGAATGATCTAGACAAATAATTAGAGATGTCAAGTCTTCAAAGAGGCTCTACCGTAAAATCTGAAGCCCAATTAGTACCTAACTCTAAGGCGTTCTAAAATtatacaaacaaaaagaaaacctCCCAAACTCCCCTATACTTGAAAAGAATCTTACGGAAATAaggcaaaataaaatattttgtgTGTAGAGGAACATCTAATCCTCAGAGGTGATTAAAAAGGTATGATTTCCGGACAACATTGTGGCACAGGAACGTGTGTGTTCTAATTATCTGATGCAATTTAATTAGAACTAATCTGATCTGAAACCCTAACAAGGGGAACTGCCAAAATCAATTATACAACAAGATGAGGCATATATCACCGCATATCATGTTCCTAGTCTTATAAGTAAATGACATTAAAACGAACATGTTACcttagcaaaaataaaaaatcatgttaaatatatacataacTTAGTACACCATGTAAGCATAACTCTTACTATGAAATTTATTAAATGGTTGTCAGGATAAACCTGGTTGAAAATAATCTAATAAAGGGGATTATCAGAACTAGATCTTCCTTTGGATGAAGGAACTTTGAAGGTGTTCCATTGTTGTGGTCATATTTCTATATTTCTAATATTACAAAGAAAACATTTGCCCCACTCTTTAGACGAAAgaagagagtgaagaagaacaaACATTAGATCAATAGGCATAATTCACTTCTTATATTAAGTAATATCCACACAAGAGGATAATTTAAGGGATTTTCATTCTGTTCAAGCATAAGTTTAAATACTCATGATTTCCGCATTCTAATCTTTGCGTTACCACCCCAGGAAAGACAAGTACAAATTAAAGGGAAAAAACATCTTCTCAAAAAGGAATCaaagggaaggaaaaaaaaaggaaactttGAGCTGCTCCATGATAAAATTGTAGGCTTTTGAATGCTGTCATTAATTACAACTAATTATCTTGAATATCTTCATTAATGAGATGTGAATAGATATGTGGTGAGATCAGTACGAATTGCACTCATGCGCCcttcttctgttatcttcttttAGGGTTTCATCAAAAAGTTCTCCAAATCAACACAGTAGAGTTAATAACACTCATGAAGAGTTGTTAATTACGCATAATATCATAAAGACAATCCTGACCTGAACATTCCTCAGTTAAATGCAAATTATCCTAAGAAGATGGTGTATGGGAAACTTGGGGATAGAGAAAACAAGATGTAAGTGATGAATCTTAcagacaatatatatataatcatgcGTCAAAAGCACAGGTACAGGATCATGTACGTAGGAAGCATGAATTGGGAGATCTTAAATACTTTTTTCGAGATCAGTCAAGATGATGATAGGGATCAAGCACCCAAAAAGCCTCGTAACCCTTTGCTTCTTGCTAAGATGCCCAGATTTGATGTTTTTATGAGCCTCAAACACAAAGGTATACAATAATAAACCAGATTTTACAGGAGCAAGTAGAAAAAACAAGAACATTCACGTCACAACCTCCCACCGTGTAATTAGCTTTAGCCACAGGATGTAATGCAGCCACCACGATCTCTAAGGAGAAGCAGATCATTAAgggaaaaaaatatcaaaaaggtTTATGTGCCATATGTATATTATAATAGATTTTCCCACTCCTGATCATATTAAATGTTCGAGTAACAACAAAATTAGGAAAAACACTTGCAAGAATAAATAATACTTCCCAAAATTATTAAACAGTAGTGAGAGTGCTGTCTAAGATTACTTAATCTTTTGAAGGAAAAGAAGCAAGGAGACATGATGAAACTTGGGCTTTGGAATGACGGAAATAAGTTGAAACAACAAAACAATATCATGGATATAAGAGCCAACATTTGCTTCTTTTGGTATCATACCATCAACGCAACTCAAACAATATCGTGAAGTCAGTTTGAAAATTCACTTCCCATGCCCTCCTCTCCCGCACCCACTTCTCACTAATATATAAACAACACTTATCAATAAACCCCAATCTTCTACATACCTTATgttttgttatatatatatattgtttttcTTCATAGAAGCCATActaattttatcaaaaaaataaatatagaatgGGATTGCAGGAAATAATATAAGAAAGCACAAGTCATGTTGAAGATTGCTTTTTTCCTTAGGAAGGATTTGGAcataacaatattctaaaacaACTCCCAGCAATAAAAAACCAGGCTTCTGTGCATCGTATGCCTAGtttgttatattttttattctgtCACATATAGAAGCCTCAAATATCAGTAACAAAATCCACACTAACTTCAAAAGGAACTTTAAATATAGAAGGTGGGATAATACTACAAGTAGAGACAGTAAAACCCTAGTGCAAAGGGATGTAGTAGCAGTCTCAAACCCATTGTTTTATGAAAACAAGATTTAGAGTTCCCATAATAAACAACAAACAACATGGGGTGATCGATCAGAGGGAAATGAACGCATAAAAGGTAGAACCTACAGCCAAGTGACCAAAATATcaaaacgagagagagagagagagagagggagggggagtaaTTGTACACACAGGTCCTCATAAATTCATGCCAACCTTTTCTGCTTCCATGAATTTGATCGATGAAGCTCCCATGATTATTGCCTGTGATCAGTAGGGCGGCCGGCCTGCAGCACTACCGGACCATCCGGCGTGCCCGTCCACCGGCAACTGAGGCATGTTGAGCGGCAAATTGAAGAACGGCAAGCTAGATGGGTCAGGAAACGGATTCCCAGCATTCCCGCTTCCACCAGCACCGCCACTGTTGGTCCCACCGCCACCTCCACCGCCACCGCCCGAGCCCTGGGACACGGGCGGCTGCATCTGAAgcggcggcggctcctcgtcctcGAGGGGGAGCCGTTCGTAAGCGACGTTGGTGAACGATGCGGCGATGACGATGACCGGCCCGGTGGCGATGAGCGCGCCCACCACGTTCCCTCCGACGACCTGCCCCTGCCCGCCGGCGAGGAAGATGGTGAGGCTGGTGGCCCCCGGCGGGGCCGGGGGCGGGAGGAAGGagccggagagagagaggatctcgAAGCGGCCGTGAAGGGTGATGACGGCGCCCGCGGAGGCCGGCTGGCGTAGGCTGACGTTCGCGACGGTGCCGCTGCCGCTGAGGATGCAGACGCCGCGCTGGCGGCGGCGTGCGTACGTGGCGAGGCAGTCGAAGACGTCGCAGCCGCTGCCGACCTCGAGGATGTGGGCGCGGAGGGTGTTGGCACTCTCCCGGGTGATTATAACTGGGGGCTTCGGCTTATTCTTCGACCCCGGGGGGCGGCCGCGGGGGCGCCGGGCGCCGACGTCTCCCGGCCCCGTGGCCAAGGAGTTCCCGTGGGGAGCGACCAGCTCCAGGCCGCCGGAGGAGGCGGCAGGGGCGGAGTCATCGCCGCGGCCGCCTCCGGATCCACCGCCGCCGGCGGAATCGTCGGAGTCGGGGCGCTGGAGTTGGATGTCGGGGCGGTGGTGGAGGGGGCGGACAAAGCGGGAGGCAGTGCCGAGATCTAGGCCCGCCATGCCGGCATCCAAAGAAATATAGTAATTATTGGGGGGAAGAAAACGGTtgagttggatttttttttttataaaaaaggggaaaagggtgggtaatgaattgaaaaagggcgatttttttatatatatatatttttgggaggaataaagaaggagaaataaaagcgaaggtggtggtggtggtgggggtgGGAGGTGGAATGGAACCCTATGGTGAGGGTggaaatatagaaaaaaaaaagtggagaaTGAAAAGAGGAAGGAGAACTTAAGCGAGCTTCAGATTTcagagaaagggagaggagggagTGGGCAATGCCTAGAGGCTAGAAGTCGATGACACCaataaaatataagagagaggggagggagcAGGGGAGCGATATGATACGTGATATAATGTGATGGTGATGTCAAAGCTCATCAGGGTTAacattaaatattattatattaaaacTAGGTTAGAGAGGGGTTAAAGTTGGGGAGCTGTggttaagaagaagaaagtggGAGGCCGGTGGCTGCGGCTGGTGGGACCCGCGTCTCGCTCTTTCTCTTGGCTAGGCTTGCTTTGGTTGGCGTGTGTGGCTAGGGTTGCATGGCCATGGTTGGTGGTACCAAAGAAAAAGCACAAGCTTGGTAGTACACCGTAGTTATTTGGATTGGAGTGACCATCCGATGGAACGGGGTCATTGGATAATTTTAGCCTTATTTGGTATGTTTGAGGTTGGACGAATCGTAACTTCATCTATAATTTGGCATATGGACTCATCTTGTGTTTTTACCATCACAACCTATGGATcacattattatttttatagaaaatgcaaGCTTAGGCATCTAGTACAAATAATGTTTGTTTAGCATCACATCATACTCTATAACCATCAAATCAagttaaattttattatttcttcTAAAAAAGTTGGATTTTGTTATTGcttgattatatataatttcataGATTTCGCACTTTTTGGTTTATGCCATGGCAAGTGGGTATAACATTGGTTACATTGTTGCTATAAATGCTTTTCCAACAAGATAGATAAGACTCGCCCCACACGTTAACAAAGTAGATTTTAAAATAGATGTTCTTTTTTAAAAGCCATTAACCTGAGGCCATCTATTTTAATTTTCGAAGATTCATCATTGATAAACTATACTTGGATTACATTTTGTGAGTAGAAGAGATGACCTCTAAAATTATAAGGAGATCTAATAAATTGGTCATTATATTTAAGATTGTCTAGATTGATCTCcaacaaatatatatttaagGAGATGAAATTTTCAATTTTGTCCATGACAAGGAGATCGAGCTTGTACCTACTACCTAGCATAAACATTTAAGAGCAGAACTAAAATATTATGCTTTAATTAAGACCTGTGCTTTTATTTCA
Proteins encoded in this window:
- the LOC103706377 gene encoding AT-hook motif nuclear-localized protein 23-like, producing the protein MAGLDLGTASRFVRPLHHRPDIQLQRPDSDDSAGGGGSGGGRGDDSAPAASSGGLELVAPHGNSLATGPGDVGARRPRGRPPGSKNKPKPPVIITRESANTLRAHILEVGSGCDVFDCLATYARRRQRGVCILSGSGTVANVSLRQPASAGAVITLHGRFEILSLSGSFLPPPAPPGATSLTIFLAGGQGQVVGGNVVGALIATGPVIVIAASFTNVAYERLPLEDEEPPPLQMQPPVSQGSGGGGGGGGGTNSGGAGGSGNAGNPFPDPSSLPFFNLPLNMPQLPVDGHAGWSGSAAGRPPY